Part of the Flavobacterium okayamense genome, ATATTGTTGTCATATATACTTTTAAGGTTCTTTTCTTTTATATTTCAAATATAATAGTAATTATTAAATTGACCTTAAAATTTGACTTTTATATTATTTTAAAATTTTTGAAATTAAATGTTTTAGGTATACTACTTTTAACCACCAAAAATTATCAAATATTCTCATTTTTGAAATAACAAAAAGTGGGTTACGCTTTAATTGATTAATGAAATTTATACCTAAACGTTCATTTAATTGCTTATAGGTCGCCGTATTAATTTTATTTTCAAAATAAGCTTGATTTAAAACTAGTTTTAAATTTAGCGGTAATTCTATGTAAGCATTCTTATTTCCTGAAATATTGTTTTTATGTATTCTGTAATAAACTAAAGGTTCATCTAAATAATAGAAATTTGTTTCAAAAGAGCATCTTGTCCAAAATTCAACATCTTCACTTGCAGCATGGATTTTTTCATTAAAAAAACCTACTTTTTCAATTACCGTTTTACGAACAAATGACGTTGGCATCATAACCGTCCATCTCCCAATCATTTTCGCTTTTACATCGCCGTGTTTATCTTGAATATTGCGTAATCTTCCAATAATTTTATTTTGTAAAACATCCTTTTCATCAATAACTTCACAACAACCATGTACTAAACCAAAGTCTTCATTATTTTCTAAAATAGCCACCTGTTTTTCAAGTTTTGTTGGCAACCATATATCATCATCATCTACAAAGGCAAAATATTTTCCTTTCGCATTTTTTATGCCCAAATTTCTAGGTTTTGCTGGCCCTCCACTATTTTCGATTTTATAATACGTTACTTTTTCAAAATCTTCACAAACGTGTTGAGCTTCATCATTAGGTGAACCATCATCAATAACATGAACTTCAAAGTTTTGATAGGTTTGACTTGCAATGCTTTCTAGAGTCAACCTTAAAAAATGAGCTCGATTATATGTTGGAATAATTACTGATACTAACGGTTTCTCCATAAACTTTTAATTTTTTTAGAAATTCTGTTTAAAATACCGCTAATAGTTTCTTTTCTTAACCGATTAATTTCTTGTTCTAGTGAGAACATTTTTTTGTAATCGGTATAATGAACTCCTAAATTTTCTCTCCACAACCTTTCGTCTTCTTCTTGTTTCTTTTTAAGATGATTAGGATTATTACTTAGACCTCCCAAATCGAAAAGTGTAATTGGATATTTTATATGTTGCCAAGTAAACAAATTACTCACACAACATTTTAAGTAAAATGCCCTATCTGCACAGATTTGATAACTTTCATCAAAATATCCCATTTTATCAAAAACTGACTTGTGAAAAAAAGTACTTTGATGAGGTAATGATGATTTTACAAAATAATAAGGAGTAATCGTATCTGGGTAAATCTTTTCACCGTTTTCAAATTGATAATCTCCGTAAATGATGTCGCCTTTAAAATTGATATGATTGATACAGTCTTGTAAGGTGTTTTTTGAAGTAAAAACATCACCACTATTTAAAAAAAGGATATATTGACCCGTAGCCATTGCTATTCCCTTATTCATGGCATTGTAAATTCCATCATCTTTTTCACTTATCCATTTAGCTATTGAATCTTTATATGATTCAATAACCTCTACACTTCCATCTACAGAATTACCATCAATAACTATATATTCTACATCTGTGTATGTTTGCTCTACAACAGATTGTAAAGTCTTTTGTAAACCTTTTGAATTGTTATAATTTATTGTGATGATTGATATTGACAACTTCATTTTACTAATTTATTATACAGTTTAGTATATAAACTTGCTTGTTTTTCTTTTGAAAAATTTTCTTTTGCAAAGTTGGCAATAAAGTTAGAATCATAAAGCCCTTTAGATAAATAAAACTTTTCAATGGCATTTGCCAATGCACTCCCTGAAATTTCTTGCGCTAAAATTCCTGTTTTATTCTCAATGATAAAATCTTTCATTCCGCCGTGATTAAAGCTCACAACGGGTGTACCACAAGCAAAGGACTCTAACATTACATTTGGTAAATTATCTTCACGGCTTGGTAAAACAAATACGTTTGAAACTGTGTAAGCTTCAGCCATTTTTGAAGCGTCATGAATTTCACCTAAAGCTATTACCTTTTGATTTTTAATAGTTATATCGCCTTTACCTATTGTTAAAACTGTAAACGAAATATTTTCCAACTGTGCTACAGCTTCTAACATTACATCAAAGCCTTTTCTTTTATTTTTTAAAGAATCTGCGACAAAAAGCAATACAAATTCATCTGGTTTTATATCATATTTCAATCTTAATTCGCTTCTATTTTGCAATCGAAATTGATCAAAATCAATACAATTAGGTATAGTCTCTAAAATAATATCAGGATTTAAATTTTCATTTTTAACTTCTTGTAGCAACCAATTAGAAGGAGAAACAATTGCTTTTATATTATTATTTAAAACTTCTAACTTATATTTTTTTAATTCATTTTCTAAATCACCAATCCATTTTTTATTTCTTATTATATCATTCTTATAATGAAATATTCCTTGAATAGGGCTTAAATCATGCATTGTCCAAACTATAGGTTTTTTACATTTTTCAAAAAATGCTGGGTAATTTAAAATTCCACCCATCCAATGAAAATTTAATATATCTGCTTCTCTAACTAAAGGATGCTCTTCTAATTTAATCGAACAAAATGGTATGGTATAAATTTCATACTCCAAGTTCGACTTTACCTTTTCGATTTTCACTCTACTTTTACTCTCTTTAGACAAAGAAAAAAAAAGGTCCATTTTTTTAAAAATACGCTGTATAAAACTTAATCTTTTATAATCAAAAAAATTATCTTTTATATGATTATTGTTAAAATCAATAGTTAGGTTTTTACTCAAATATGCAGATTGTACACCATTTTTATTAAGCGCATAATGAAGTCTTAAAGCAGCAATTCCAGCTCCTCCTCTATTTGATGCCGTTATATGGAGTACTTTCATTTTCTAAAAATTTTCCTATATGCTTTTCTACCAAATTCTTTTGAATAGCGTTTAAAATAAGTAAATGGATATTTATAAAATACAAAATCTATCATTACTACATACAATTTACTTAAAAGGCTAAATAAAGTTTCCTCTTTTGTTTTAGCTTTCCAAGAATGTTCCCATAAATGAACGGCAAAAGTATCTTTTTTAATATAGTCTTTATAATCGTTATTCTTGTACTCATAAGGTAGTGGATAAAAAACATTAGGTTGAAATATTATTTCGTTTTCATCTAAATTATCTTGAGTAATTAAATATTTAAAAGTATGCGTTATGACCGGTGGTGACCAAGCATTAAAATATGTATTTTCATAAAAGTCTAACATTTTCTCTAAAAAATGATTCTTAGGAATTGCTCCATAAAAACCATAAGCTACTCTTCCTTCTACTTCTTCTCCTGTAAAAAATTTATAACTAAGTAATTCATCTATTGATTTAACTAATAACATATCGGTGTCTAAATATATACCACCTTGTTCATAGAGTATTTTTGTTCTTATGAAATCTGAAGCAAATGCATATTTTTTTTTGCGAAGTGCATTTTTAAAAAAAGAATTGGTAATGTGTTTTGTGTTTTTTTCATTCCATTCAATAATTTCAAAATCAGGACAAAATTTTTTCCATGATAAGAAACATTGTTCAAAAACTTTTGATTTAGGATTTGGGCCAAACCAACAATAATGTAGTTTTTTTGGAATCATATTTTTATTTTTCTTTTTAACCTTTTAAATAATAAATTATTGACTCTAAAAAACATAGCTGATTTAAAAAAAAATGGTAAATCGTTACAATAATATTTAGTTTTTAAATAATTTTTATCAATTCTTATAAACTGTTCCCATATATCAATTAGCCACTTATATTTTTTTGAATATGTAAATCTTATATTTAACAATTGATGAATTTGTTTAACAACCCTTACATTCTCTAAAAAACGATTAAATGTTTGCAAAGATTTTGTTGCCGTTGCAGAAGAACTATGCATCCGGATATGATTAAAATATTTTGCAATAAATGTTACTTTACCTTGTTTAAAAATTTGTGCCCAAAACCACCAATCTCCACAATATCTAAATTCAATTGGAATTTCAATATTCTTTAAAATATCTTTTCTTATTATCGCTGATGAAACATTAATAACTGGACATTTATACCTACCATAGTTTAATAAAAGCTTTTCTCCACTTTCAACATAAGACTTTTGCCAATAAGTTAAACTTAAACTATCCCACCAATTATTAGGAATTGTTTTTTCATAAAATTCAAAATAACTATTACAATGGGCAACTACAATACTTGTATCTTTTTCAATTGCATTTACTAATTCAAATAATAAATTTTCATTTGCCCAATCATCACTTTCTGCAATCCAAATAAATTCACCTTTTGCTAATTCAAAACCTTTTTTCCACATTCCAAAAGGAGAACCGCTATTAATATCATTTAAAATTAAATGACTTACCTTACTATTTTTGCTGTAATTCTTCAAAACCTCAACACTTCCATCTAAACTTCTATCGTCCATTAGAATTATTTCGAAATCCTGAAAAGTTTGATTAAAAATACTCTTTAATCTATCATTTAAATACTTTTCATGATTATAATTGGGTACTATTATACTAACTCTTGGCAATTACTTTATGGTTTTTATTTTTTTCTTAATCTTAATGAATATATAATGCAATTTTTGTTTATAGTTTTCAAACAAAGTCTGTAGATTACAATCTTCTTTAACCAATTGCTCAAATTTATCATATGACATCAATTGCTTTTCAAAAATTACTTTATTTACTTCTTTATTATTAGAATATGACAAATAATTTATAAAAAATAAGTTAGAAATTTTAGCCATTTTTAACTTTGATTTTGTTGAATGAACACCTACACCGTAACGATATACTGCCATATTTTCTTCTATATGATGCAATTTTCCATGTTCTGCTAACAACAAATAAATAAAAAAATCTCCAAAAGGACTTCTAAAAAACTCTTCAGGAAATTCTTTAAGAATGTTTTTGAATACAACACTTGGAGTATGTATATAATTTCCAAAGCTGGCTAAATCTATTAAAGTTTGATGTTTTTTTGGAACTTTAGTAATAAAATCATCTACTAATTCACCATTTGGTTTCAGTATTTTTATTTTATGAAAACAAAGCACATATTCAGTATTACTTTCCAAAAAATTGACTTGTTTTTGAAGTTTATAAGGGTCATTCCAAAAATCATCCCCATCACAAATTGCAATGTATTTACCATTTGCTTGATTTAATGCAAAAATAAAATTTGGCATCATACCAATATTAGCTTCATGTTTTTTATATGAAATTTCAATATTGGTTTCATTAGAAATTATTAGCTCACTAACAATTTTATCTGTCTTATCAGGAGAACAATCATTAGCTATAATTAATTCGATGGAAAAATCAGCCTTTTGTAATAAAACTCCTTCTATAGCCTCTTTGATAAATTTTTCATGACCATAGGTTATCATTACTACACTGACCATTGGTATCACTTTCATATTAAAAATTTATTAAGGGTAGTTCCTTTATAATTTTAGCTGGAACTCCAACTACTAAACTGTTACTAGGAACTTCTTTGGTAACTACCGAACCTGCTCCAACAATTACATTGTTCCCAATGGTTATTTTTGGTAAAATTGTTGCATTAGTTCCAATATTTGAATAACTCCCAATTTTGCAATTTCCAGAAACATGAACACCTGGTGACATCTCAACAAAATCACCAATAGTAGAATCGTGACCAATAGTACAATTTAAATTTATCAATACACCTTTCCCTAAATGAATATCGTTTGTGATAACCGTTCCTGTCATTACATTGCTTCCATTTTCAATTTCATTTCCAAAATGACCAATATTTGCTTTTGGACTAATTGTTGAAGTAAACACACCTCCTATATCCGAGAATTTGTCGAACATTTTTTTTCTTAAAACAGGTCCTCCAATTCCTAGAGTAAATCGACTATCTACATTTTGAAAGTATTTTTTAACTTCTTCTGTATTTCTTAAAATATCAAAACGCTTATAAAGCTGTTCCGGTAAATTTTCAGAAACGTCATCATAAAAAACAACGTTTTCTATATCATTTAATTGATACAAAACTTCTAAAACTTCTTTAGCGAATCCTTTTGCTCCTACTATTAACATACTACATTATTAATTATGTTTGTAATGATATTAAGATCTTCTTCTTTATATTCTGCTGATAAAGGCAAACATAAAATTCTAGAGGCAATACTTTCTGAAATTGGCATTTTTGGTCCTGCAACATAATTTAATTTATTTAATGATGGATAAAAATAGCGTCTAGGAAAAATATCTTTCTCCTTTAATTTATCCATTACTTCTAAAAGTGCATTTTCCGATTCTAAAACAATTGGATAGTAACTAAAATTCCAATTGGTTCCTTCTCTAAGTTTTAATGTTTGAATTTTATCAAGATTTAGATTTTCATTGTAAAAACCAACAGTTTTTTCTCTTCCATTTAAAATTTCTTCCATAAAAGGTAAAACAGATAAACCCATTGCTGCTTGTAATTCAGATATTTTGGCATTGATTCCTAAACCATGAAAATCTAATGGACCATTATGACCAAAATTATGACTGTAAAAGATTTTATGTTGTAATTCTTTATCATTTGTAAAAACTGCTCCACCTTCACCTGTATGAAATACTTTTGTAGCATGAAAACTACAAGTGCTTACATCGCCGTACTCAAAAATACTTTTCCCGTTGTAGGTTACCCCAAAACAATGTGCTGCATCATAGATAACTTTTAAGTTATACTTTTGAGCTAAAGCATAAATTGCTTCTACATGACAAGGATTTCCGAATACGTGTGTCGCTAATATTGCCGAGGTTTTATCTGTAATTGCTGCTTCAATTTTAGTTTCGTCAATGGTTAAATATTCTGGATGAATATCAACAAAAATAGGAGTACAATTTTCCCACATAATAGAAGAAGTTGTGGCAACATAACTAAAAGGTGTTGTGATTATTTCTCCTCCATTTGCTAGTAGCTTTAATGCAATTTGTAATGGAATTGTTCCGTTATTAGTTATTAGAATATTATCTAAATTTAAATACTTTTTAATCTTTTCCTCTAGTTCTAATAACAATTCACCACGATTTGTTAGCCATTGATTTTGCCAAATACGTTCTAACAGTTTTTGGTAAACTTCTATAGGAGGAAAAAAAGTTTTAGTTACGTTAATCATTTAAACTATGTTTTATTTTCATGAGGAAAACCATTGTATAAAGCTTTAATTCCAAGAAAATTTGACAATTTTTGTACCGCATTTTCATCGGAAACATTTATTTCAAGAAAATTAGATTTATTTTTAAAATAATTTCTTACTGAATCATTATAATCTTCATTAAGTTTTATTAATCTATCTTTATCATAAGGATTTTCATAATCGCCATAACGCTCTTTCATTGCTTTCCAAATCCATCCGTTTTGTATATAATTTCCGTTTTGTAAATCTTCTTTTGTTGGTAATTCTCCATTCTTCCCAAATAATTTTCCATGAAATTTAGATATTGAATTATACCATTGTTCTGGTGTATCTCGAACACTTAATATAAATTTACTATTTGGAAACACATGGTCTAATACAACATATAAATAAGGCATTGAAAAAGGTATATCTTGGAAAACTTCATACTTTTTGCAATATTGAATAATTGGTTTCCAATTTCTATTTATATAATCATCAAGCAATAATTCTGCTTCTCTTTGATTGGCAACATTATAATCATGATCTTTAAAAAACTTTTCTAAAGATGTTGTTCCTGTCTTATTATTACCAATACAAAAAATTTTTAGTGTTTGTTTCTTAAATATCATTCCAAGTAATTTTCTTACCAAGTAATTCAGATAATTTTAAATTTGATTCTTTAAAATACTCTTTTAACTTTTGTTTTGTTTCTTCACTAATTTTTTCAACATATTCTCTTTCATGCAAGTTTCTTATAGTAAAATCAAATGGTTCAACTCCTAAAAACTCAATTGTTTTTTTTAATTCTTCATTAGGTTTAGACTTCAAATCTGTAGAAAACAAAACCAATATATTGTCTTTTTTTATGCTTTCATAAAGCCTGTTTATTTGTTTTTCGTATAGTCCTCTTCTCAAAAAAGATGGTTCATCTGAAGTGTTTTCAATACTTCTTTCCATTTCTATAGCTTCTTCAAATGATGGAAAATCATCCTTACTCTTAAAAAGTAAATCATAAATTTCTTCTCCTCTGTAATGTTTTAATAATTCCTCACCTTCATTTTTAACATACATATCCCTAAACATATTCCATGCTGAAAAAGCTCTTTCAACTGGTTCTCGCAATAAAATTATAAGTTTTATATTTGGATTAAGTTTTACAATTTCTTTACCAAAATTTTGTTGATACATATAATTTGGAGTTGATTCAAAGTACTTTTTTTGTTGAAATCTATTTCCCAAAAAATTTCTTTTATAATTTTTTAAAGAATCTCTCTCATGAATTTTTCTATCGAAATAATGCAATTCTTTAACCTTAGAACCTTGTAATTGAGGATGCTGATTTAATAAACTATGTAAAGTTGTTGTACCCCCTTTTTGAACCCCAACAATTATAAAATCTGGGAAATGAGATTTTAATAAAAATTTATTTAACATAATTTGTTTCAGTTTTTAATTTAAAAGGCGACCAAATTTCGCAACTATCATTTACAGTAAACTCAGCTATTGTATTTATTCTTAATACTGGATTTATATTTTCACTTTCCGAGACATTTAAATTTAAACTATATCTACCTTTAGAAAATTGAAGTTGCTTATATGTAATTTTAACTTTGAAAAATTGATTAACTTCAATAAAGTCATCATTTAAATCAGCTGTAATAACCCCAATTCCTCTTTGTTCTTTATCGAATATACTAAGATTTACAAATGGTATTTTATGTAATGCTTTATTCTTAAATTCTAATTCTATTATCATATCTTCTAACCAATTAAAATGATCTGATTCTGTATTTTTAATATTTATTAATTTACAAGAAATAAATTCTATTCTCTTGTCGTCAAAAACAACATTAAATGAAGAATTAGAAAATTTTTTATAATATAGATTTATACCTTTTGAAACTTCACTTCCTTGGTATTCTACTTTACCATGATCCATTAAAATAATTTCATTACAAATACGTGACACCATAGGCATATTATGCGATACAAATATTACGGCTGTATTTGGCAAAATAGTATCTATTTGTTTGAAACATTTTAAAATAAAACCTAAATCTCCAACAGCCAAAACCTCATCTACAATTAAAACATCGGGTTCCATTTGCGCAGCAACAGCAAAACCTAAACGCACTTTCATACCCGAACTATAATTTTGAACAGGCATATCAATAAATTCTTCAATCTCTGCAAAATCAATAATATCTTGCAATTTTGCATCGATTTCATTTTTTGTAAAACCAATTATTGCCGCATTATTATATATATTTTCTCTTCCTGATAAAATAGGATTAAATCCAGCTCCAAGTTCTATTAAAGCACCTACTTTACCATACATGGTAATGCTACCTTCATCTGGAGCAATTAATCCGTTTAGTATTTTTAACAATGTACTTTTACCCGCTCCGTTATGACCTATTAATCCTAAACATTCTCCTCTTCTTACTTCAAAACTAATATTTTGTACTGCCCAAAATTCGTCTTTTCGTAAACCTTTATTTTGCTTTTTTCGAAATACACTACTAAAAACATCTACTAGCCCGTAATAAAGACTCTTTTTAAAATCTTTAGCAAACTTTTTTGAAACGTTCTCTGCTTTAATTAATACTTCTCCCATTATGCACTCATCCTTTCTGTTATTATCGGCATCGAAACTCTATATACTATAATTGCCATAAAAAATGTAAACACAGCAAATATTAACAATACAAACCAAAATCCAATATTTTCAATTGGATGACCTGTTAAGGCATTTCTTAAATCATTAATCCAATAACTAAAAGGGTTTAATCGCATTATATCATTCATTAATCCACTTTTAGGCGTCATATATACTACAGGTGTTGCATACATAGCAAACTGAAAAAAAATTGGTATAATTCTACTAACATCATTATACAATATTCCTATGGGAGCCAATAAAATTCCAATACTAACAAAGATTATTAATGACAATAATAATAATGGTAAAAACCACAACAATGAGGTCGTTATACTAACTTTATAAAAAAGTAAAAATAAAACTACTATAACTATTTTTATTAGAAAATTTAAGCCGAATTTTAATATTCCTAAAGTGATTAATCCTTCTTTATCGAAATTAATTTTTGTAATGATTGATTTATTTGAATTAATATTATTTATAGGCAATAAAATACATTCACTAATCAAACTCCATAAAGTAGTACCAACAATCACATATAAAGGATATGGAACTGCCGTTTCGGTAATTCTAACTGTACCTGTGGCTTGTAATGTTATCCAAACAATTGAATTTACCAAAACTGGAATAATTACCCAAAACAACCCTAATAATGATTGACGGTGCTGTGCGCTAATATCTCTCTTTGCAAGTTGTCTAGCCAAATAAAATGAATTTTTATAACCTAGAAAACCTGATTTTAAAATTGTTCCTAAACTATAACTATTTGCACTTGTATAAAAGCGTTTTTCCATTTAAAAATTTTATTCGAATAATATTTTCAAATGTAAACTTTTTTTAATGGATAGTCAAACAATATCGCTATTAGAGGCAACTTCTTTTAAATCTTAAATTAAACAAAATCATCTTATTGACATTATCCCGAAAAAACTCTAAAAACAATATATTTGCAAAAAATATATTTATGTTTTCATTTCTTAAAACAAAATCTAAGCTAAAAGAATTAATACCTAGTAATTATATAGATATTCATTCGCACTTATTACCTGGCATAGATGATGGTGCAAAAACGATTGATGATTCTAAATATATTTTAGAATCTATGTTAGGCTTTGGTTTTAATCAAATAATAACAACACCGCATACCATTAAAACAGTTTGGAACAACAGTAAAGAAGGTATTGAAAGTACTTACGAAAAAACTAAAAATGAACTTAAAGAGCTAACGTCTAAAGTTCAATTAAGAGCTGCATCTGAATATATGATGGATGAGAATTTTGTTGCTCTATTCAAATCGGAAAAACTACTTACTTTAAAAGAAAATTATGTTTTGGTTGAAATGTCGTATTTGAATCCGCCAATTCAATTATTAGATATTTTATTTGAACTTCAATTAGAAGGCTACAAACCCGTTTTAGCGCATCCTGAACGTTATAATTTTTATCATTCAAAACCAAAAGAGTTTGATAAACTTAAAAAAGCAGGTTGTTTGTTTCAAATGAATTTACTTTCAAGTGTAGGCTATTACGGCAAAGAAGTTTCAGCTGCAGCCGATAAATTATTGGCTAATGAAATGATTGATTTTGTAGGTTCAGACATTCATCATGCCCAACATATTGAAGCTTTTCAGCATAAAATTATAATTAAAAATCAAAA contains:
- a CDS encoding glycosyltransferase family 2 protein, with the protein product MEKPLVSVIIPTYNRAHFLRLTLESIASQTYQNFEVHVIDDGSPNDEAQHVCEDFEKVTYYKIENSGGPAKPRNLGIKNAKGKYFAFVDDDDIWLPTKLEKQVAILENNEDFGLVHGCCEVIDEKDVLQNKIIGRLRNIQDKHGDVKAKMIGRWTVMMPTSFVRKTVIEKVGFFNEKIHAASEDVEFWTRCSFETNFYYLDEPLVYYRIHKNNISGNKNAYIELPLNLKLVLNQAYFENKINTATYKQLNERLGINFINQLKRNPLFVISKMRIFDNFWWLKVVYLKHLISKILK
- a CDS encoding glycosyltransferase family 2 protein codes for the protein MKLSISIITINYNNSKGLQKTLQSVVEQTYTDVEYIVIDGNSVDGSVEVIESYKDSIAKWISEKDDGIYNAMNKGIAMATGQYILFLNSGDVFTSKNTLQDCINHINFKGDIIYGDYQFENGEKIYPDTITPYYFVKSSLPHQSTFFHKSVFDKMGYFDESYQICADRAFYLKCCVSNLFTWQHIKYPITLFDLGGLSNNPNHLKKKQEEDERLWRENLGVHYTDYKKMFSLEQEINRLRKETISGILNRISKKIKSLWRNR
- a CDS encoding glycosyltransferase, yielding MKVLHITASNRGGAGIAALRLHYALNKNGVQSAYLSKNLTIDFNNNHIKDNFFDYKRLSFIQRIFKKMDLFFSLSKESKSRVKIEKVKSNLEYEIYTIPFCSIKLEEHPLVREADILNFHWMGGILNYPAFFEKCKKPIVWTMHDLSPIQGIFHYKNDIIRNKKWIGDLENELKKYKLEVLNNNIKAIVSPSNWLLQEVKNENLNPDIILETIPNCIDFDQFRLQNRSELRLKYDIKPDEFVLLFVADSLKNKRKGFDVMLEAVAQLENISFTVLTIGKGDITIKNQKVIALGEIHDASKMAEAYTVSNVFVLPSREDNLPNVMLESFACGTPVVSFNHGGMKDFIIENKTGILAQEISGSALANAIEKFYLSKGLYDSNFIANFAKENFSKEKQASLYTKLYNKLVK
- a CDS encoding glycosyltransferase gives rise to the protein MIPKKLHYCWFGPNPKSKVFEQCFLSWKKFCPDFEIIEWNEKNTKHITNSFFKNALRKKKYAFASDFIRTKILYEQGGIYLDTDMLLVKSIDELLSYKFFTGEEVEGRVAYGFYGAIPKNHFLEKMLDFYENTYFNAWSPPVITHTFKYLITQDNLDENEIIFQPNVFYPLPYEYKNNDYKDYIKKDTFAVHLWEHSWKAKTKEETLFSLLSKLYVVMIDFVFYKYPFTYFKRYSKEFGRKAYRKIFRK
- a CDS encoding glycosyltransferase family 2 protein, whose translation is MPRVSIIVPNYNHEKYLNDRLKSIFNQTFQDFEIILMDDRSLDGSVEVLKNYSKNSKVSHLILNDINSGSPFGMWKKGFELAKGEFIWIAESDDWANENLLFELVNAIEKDTSIVVAHCNSYFEFYEKTIPNNWWDSLSLTYWQKSYVESGEKLLLNYGRYKCPVINVSSAIIRKDILKNIEIPIEFRYCGDWWFWAQIFKQGKVTFIAKYFNHIRMHSSSATATKSLQTFNRFLENVRVVKQIHQLLNIRFTYSKKYKWLIDIWEQFIRIDKNYLKTKYYCNDLPFFFKSAMFFRVNNLLFKRLKRKIKI
- a CDS encoding glycosyltransferase family 2 protein gives rise to the protein MKVIPMVSVVMITYGHEKFIKEAIEGVLLQKADFSIELIIANDCSPDKTDKIVSELIISNETNIEISYKKHEANIGMMPNFIFALNQANGKYIAICDGDDFWNDPYKLQKQVNFLESNTEYVLCFHKIKILKPNGELVDDFITKVPKKHQTLIDLASFGNYIHTPSVVFKNILKEFPEEFFRSPFGDFFIYLLLAEHGKLHHIEENMAVYRYGVGVHSTKSKLKMAKISNLFFINYLSYSNNKEVNKVIFEKQLMSYDKFEQLVKEDCNLQTLFENYKQKLHYIFIKIKKKIKTIK
- a CDS encoding acetyltransferase; translation: MLIVGAKGFAKEVLEVLYQLNDIENVVFYDDVSENLPEQLYKRFDILRNTEEVKKYFQNVDSRFTLGIGGPVLRKKMFDKFSDIGGVFTSTISPKANIGHFGNEIENGSNVMTGTVITNDIHLGKGVLINLNCTIGHDSTIGDFVEMSPGVHVSGNCKIGSYSNIGTNATILPKITIGNNVIVGAGSVVTKEVPSNSLVVGVPAKIIKELPLINF
- a CDS encoding DegT/DnrJ/EryC1/StrS family aminotransferase, with protein sequence MINVTKTFFPPIEVYQKLLERIWQNQWLTNRGELLLELEEKIKKYLNLDNILITNNGTIPLQIALKLLANGGEIITTPFSYVATTSSIMWENCTPIFVDIHPEYLTIDETKIEAAITDKTSAILATHVFGNPCHVEAIYALAQKYNLKVIYDAAHCFGVTYNGKSIFEYGDVSTCSFHATKVFHTGEGGAVFTNDKELQHKIFYSHNFGHNGPLDFHGLGINAKISELQAAMGLSVLPFMEEILNGREKTVGFYNENLNLDKIQTLKLREGTNWNFSYYPIVLESENALLEVMDKLKEKDIFPRRYFYPSLNKLNYVAGPKMPISESIASRILCLPLSAEYKEEDLNIITNIINNVVC
- a CDS encoding sulfotransferase, with the translated sequence MIFKKQTLKIFCIGNNKTGTTSLEKFFKDHDYNVANQREAELLLDDYINRNWKPIIQYCKKYEVFQDIPFSMPYLYVVLDHVFPNSKFILSVRDTPEQWYNSISKFHGKLFGKNGELPTKEDLQNGNYIQNGWIWKAMKERYGDYENPYDKDRLIKLNEDYNDSVRNYFKNKSNFLEINVSDENAVQKLSNFLGIKALYNGFPHENKT
- a CDS encoding sulfotransferase family protein, with the protein product MLNKFLLKSHFPDFIIVGVQKGGTTTLHSLLNQHPQLQGSKVKELHYFDRKIHERDSLKNYKRNFLGNRFQQKKYFESTPNYMYQQNFGKEIVKLNPNIKLIILLREPVERAFSAWNMFRDMYVKNEGEELLKHYRGEEIYDLLFKSKDDFPSFEEAIEMERSIENTSDEPSFLRRGLYEKQINRLYESIKKDNILVLFSTDLKSKPNEELKKTIEFLGVEPFDFTIRNLHEREYVEKISEETKQKLKEYFKESNLKLSELLGKKITWNDI
- a CDS encoding polysaccharide ABC transporter ATP-binding protein, with protein sequence MGEVLIKAENVSKKFAKDFKKSLYYGLVDVFSSVFRKKQNKGLRKDEFWAVQNISFEVRRGECLGLIGHNGAGKSTLLKILNGLIAPDEGSITMYGKVGALIELGAGFNPILSGRENIYNNAAIIGFTKNEIDAKLQDIIDFAEIEEFIDMPVQNYSSGMKVRLGFAVAAQMEPDVLIVDEVLAVGDLGFILKCFKQIDTILPNTAVIFVSHNMPMVSRICNEIILMDHGKVEYQGSEVSKGINLYYKKFSNSSFNVVFDDKRIEFISCKLINIKNTESDHFNWLEDMIIELEFKNKALHKIPFVNLSIFDKEQRGIGVITADLNDDFIEVNQFFKVKITYKQLQFSKGRYSLNLNVSESENINPVLRINTIAEFTVNDSCEIWSPFKLKTETNYVK
- a CDS encoding ABC transporter permease, coding for MEKRFYTSANSYSLGTILKSGFLGYKNSFYLARQLAKRDISAQHRQSLLGLFWVIIPVLVNSIVWITLQATGTVRITETAVPYPLYVIVGTTLWSLISECILLPINNINSNKSIITKINFDKEGLITLGILKFGLNFLIKIVIVVLFLLFYKVSITTSLLWFLPLLLLSLIIFVSIGILLAPIGILYNDVSRIIPIFFQFAMYATPVVYMTPKSGLMNDIMRLNPFSYWINDLRNALTGHPIENIGFWFVLLIFAVFTFFMAIIVYRVSMPIITERMSA